From one Colletotrichum destructivum chromosome 3, complete sequence genomic stretch:
- a CDS encoding Putative Cellulose-binding domain, fungal, pectate lyase, pectin lyase/virulence factor yields the protein MKSASAILAVLAAVANLTAAQTVSGKAEGFATGVTGGGSAAAVTPKDIDELTKYLTDSEPRVIVLSKEYDFTESEGTESGTACASWGTGAACQRIIQDDCGSNTKETGTWFKAARTPIDVGSNKTILGVGNKGAIKGKGLRMKGSNVIIQNIEVKDLNHKYVWGGDALSFAGADLVWVDHVTTTRPGRQHYVFGFEPSKRITLSNNFINGDSTYSTGCNGYHYWTFEMVGEDDQITMKNNYIYKTAGRGPALSGATLLHAVNNVWSDTNGHAIEGGEATARGIFEGNVFINVKQLVSDYKGRLFSSPDATTNAQCKSALGRACEINVFEDTTDDFKYTDTTFFGDFKGLGIASAAAASKIKTSVPANAGAGKLSAASSSSSADAPSKSAGETAEKAEAAPSSTPVASTPAAPKATEAAAKPASGSGSVALYGQCGGQGYSGATACSSGKCEFVNDWYSQCV from the exons ATGAAGTCGGCTTCAGCCATCTTGGCGGTcttggcggccgtggccaACTTGACGGCAGCTCAAACCGTGAGCGGAAAGGCGGAGGGTTTTGCCACCGGAGTtaccggcggcggcagcgcagCCGCCGTCACGCCCAAGGACATCGACGAGCTGACGAAGTATCTCACCGACAGCGAGCCCcgcgtcatcgtcctctcCAAGGAGTATGACTTTACGGAGTCCGAGGGCACCGAGTCCGGCACCGCCTGTGCCAGCTGGGGAACCGGCGCTGCGTGCCAAAGAATCATCCAGGATGACTGCGGCAGCAACACTAAGGAGACGGGCACCTGGttcaaggccgccagaaCGCCTATTGACGTTGGCTCCAACAAGACCATCCTGGGCGTCGGGAACAAGGGCGCcatcaagggcaagggcTTGAGGATGAAGGGCAGCAATGTCATTATCCAGAACATCGAAGTCAAAGACTTGAACCACAAGTACGTCTGGGGAGGCGACGCGCTCTCGTTTGCCGGTGCCGATCTCGTCTGGGTTGACCATGTAACC ACCacccgccccggccgccagCACTACGTCTTCGGCTTCGAGCCCAGCAAGCGCATCACCCTGTCCAACAACTTCATCAACGGCGACTCGACCTACTCCACCGGCTGCAACGGATACCACTACTGGACGTTCGAGatggtcggcgaggacgaccaGATCACCATGAAGAACAACTACATCTACAAGACGGCCGGCCGCGGCCCTGCCCTCAGCGGCGCCACCCTCCTGCACGCCGTCAACAACGTGTGGAGCGACACCAACGGCCACGCCATCGAGGGTGGCGAGGCCACAGCCCGCGGCATCTTCGAGGGCAACGTCTTCATCAACGTCAAGCAGCTCGTCTCGGACTACAAGGGCAGgctcttctcctctcccgACGCCACCACCAACGCGCAGTGCAAGTCGGCCCTCGGCCGGGCGTGCGAGATCAATGTCTTCGAGGACACCACCGACGACTTCAAGTACACCGACACCACATTTTTCGGCGACTTCAagggcctcggcatcgccagcgccgccgccgccagcaagATCAAGACCAGCGTCCCTGCcaatgccggcgccggcaagctgagcgccgcctcctcttcgtcgtctgcTGACGCGCCCTCCAAGTCTGCTGGAGAGACTGCCGAAAAGGCCGAGGCTGCCCCCTCCAGCACGCCTGTTGCTTCTACCCCCGCTGCGCCCAAGGCCAcggaggccgccgccaagcccgCTTCCGGCTCCGGATCCGTTGCCCTGTACGGCCAGTGTGGTGGCCAGGGTTACTCTGGCGCTACCGCCTGCTCGTCTGGCAAGTGCGAGTTCGTGAACGACTGGTACTCCCAGTGTGTCTAa
- a CDS encoding Putative major facilitator superfamily, MFS transporter superfamily, giving the protein MSAPTPPSRRWYHWFAPTDTPEERKLILKLDFLIVPYAFIIYWVKYIDQININNAYVSGMADELGFHGNELVQFQTIFVVGNVVGLLPFIYLFPRVPMHVLVPTLDLGWGLFTLLQYRANSYAEIMAYRFMVAIFEASYFPGVHFVLGSWYRSDEIGRRGGIFYIGLTLGTLTASLLQAAAVTYLDGTHGLAGWRWLFIINAVITLPLALVGYFVWPGTPAKPNRLLMTEAELALARSRLEEAGASTRSTPFSLALLRRIFTNWRFYLLILWDIFFFNTSANSAAFLLWIKSLGRYSTAEMNNLAALSPGLGIFFVLFINFSADLWIGRPAAITLASAVNLSGLVILAVWNVPEAAKWYAFSTTYSAVAVSSVLYGWANIILKHNIEERALTLILMTAIATSTNAWIPLFVYPTVEAPRFPKGYVYSAVMVVLLVITTQVVRLLLGSHGYVSLGKGLVTFGQINDCRNREKRIRKSQDSLAAEDAVSESVEGQSSSAYEIPDRKGLTPRVATV; this is encoded by the exons ATGTCTGCTCCTACTCCCCCTTCACGCCGGTGGTATCACTGGTTCGCGCCGACCGATACCCCGGAAGAACGAAAGCTGATCCTGAAGCTCGACTTTCTCATTGTGCCCTACGCTTT CATCATCTACTGGGTCAAGTATATTGATCAGATCAACATCA ATAATGCGTATGTTTCGGGCATGGCAGATGAGCTCGGCTTCCACGGCAACGAGCTCGTCCAGTTCCAGACCATCTTCGTCGTGGGCAACGTAgtcggcctcctccccttcATCTACCTGTTCCCACGAGTGCCGATGCATGTACTCGTCCCGACTCTGGATCTTGGATGGGGGCTCTTCACCCTTCTCCAGTACCGCGCTAATTCCTATGCCGAGATCATGGCGTACCGGTTCATGGTGGCCATCTTTGAG GCTTCATACTTCCCGGGCGTCCACTTCGTGCTCGGCTCCTGGTACCGAAGCGACGAGATCGGCCGCCGGGGCGGCATCTTCTACATCGGCCTCACCCTCGGCACCCTCACCGCGTCCCTcctgcaggccgccgccgtcacgtACCTCGACGGCACCCATGGCCTGGCCGGCTGGCGCTGGctcttcatcatcaacgccgtcatcacGCTCCcgctcgccctcgtcggctaCTTCGTCTGGCCGGGGACACCCGCAAAGCCCAACAGGCTGCTGATGACGGAAGCGGAGCTCGCGCTGGCGCGCTCgcgcctcgaggaggccggcgcgtCGACGCGAAGCACGCCCTTCTCGCTCGCCCTGCTGCGGCGCATCTTCACCAACTGGCGGTTCTACCTACTCATCCTCTGGgacatcttcttcttcaacacgAGCGCCAACAGCGCCGCGTTCCTCCTCTGGATCAAGAGCCTCGGCCGCTACAGCACGGCCGAGATGAACAACCTCGCGGCGCTGAgccccggcctcggcatcttcttcgtGCTCTTCATCAACTTCAGCGCCGACCTCTGGATCGGCCGCCCGGCGGCCATCAcgctggcgtcggcggtcAACCTCTCGggcctcgtcatcctggCCGTGTGGAACGTGCCGGAGGCGGCCAAGTGGTACGCCTTCAGCACGACATactcggccgtcgcggtGTCGTCGGTGCTGTACGGATGggccaacatcatcctcaaGCACAACATCGAGGAGCGGGCGCTGACGCTGATTCTCATGACGGCCATCGCCACCTCGACGAACGCGTGGATCCCGTTGTTCGTGTACCCGACCGTCGAGGCCCCGCGGTTTCCCAAGGGCTACGTCTACTCGGCCGTCATGGTCGTGCTGCTGGTCATCACGACGCAGGTTGTGAGGCTTCTACTTGGATCTCACGGGTATGTGTCCCTGGGAAAGGGGTTAGTAACATTTGGCCAGATAAATGACTGTCGGAACAGGGAGAAACGTATACGCAAGTCCCAGGACTCGCTGGCTGCCGAGGATGCCGTCAGCGAATCTGTCGAGGGCCAATCGTCCTCGGCTTACGAGATCCCCGACCGGAAAGGGCTGACACCGCGAGTCGCTACTGTTTGA
- a CDS encoding Putative D-isomer specific 2-hydroxyacid dehydrogenase, NAD-binding domain-containing protein, with translation MIMLLPPPNKTLKGHKLLILSQWVPPQEYLDRLHDQFPDLKVVYHELGWADRKPGDGFNPDDWKDVTILLTGSALPTPEAAPKLHYVQLQSAGANHILQDPLFKDTDVSFCTANGVHGPQISEWIITTYLSFQHQLPKYIDNSRAGHWKRGDDYVEDAVGRTIGILGYGSIGRQTARVATALGFKVHAYTLHPRPTPDSRRDNTYTPPGLGDPEGKFPSKWFSGASKADLHAFLGSGLDLLVVATPLTDKTSHLLAAPELEILAERRTFISNIARGPIINTDDLIAALDKGTIRGAALDVTDPEPLPDGHPLWKAKNLLITPHISGLSTSYAERVLGILELNLQRLSEGKKLTNLVNKKEGY, from the exons ATGATCATGCTGCTCCCCCCGCCAAACAAGACCCTCAAGGGCCATAAGCTTCTCATCCTCTCCCAGTGGGTGCCGCCGCAGGAGTATCTCGACCGCCTGCATGACCAGTTCCCGGACCTCAAGGTCGTCTACCACGAGCTCGGCTGGGCCGACAGGAAGCCCGGCGACGGCTTCAACCCGGACGACTGGAAGGACGTGACGATCCTGCTGACCGGTAGCGCCCTGCCCacgcccgaggcggcgcccAAGCTGCACTACGTCCAGCTGCAGAGCGCCGGCGCAAACCACATCCTCCAGGACCCGTTGTTCAAGGACACGGACGTGAGCTTCTGCACGGCGAACGGTGTTCACGG GCCTCAGATCTCCGAATGGATCATCACGACGTACCTCTCGTTCCAGCATCAGC TTCCCAAATATATTGACAACTCTCGCGCGGGCCATTGGAAGCGCGGCGATGACTATGTcgaagacgccgtcggccgcaCAAT AGGAATCCTCGGCTACGGCAGCATCGGCAGACAAACAGCACGCGTGGCCACGGCCCTCGGCTTCAAGGTGCACGCTTACACCCTTCACCCGCGCCCGACGCCCGACTCGAGGCGCGATAACACGTACACGCcgcccggcctcggcgacccgGAGGGCAAGTTCCCGTCCAAGTGGTTCTCGGGTGCCTCCAAGGCCGACCTgcacgccttcctcggctccggcctcgacctgctcgtcgtcgccacgcCCCTGACGGACAAGACGAGCCACCTGCTCGCAGCGCCCGAGCTCGAGATCCTGGCTGAGCGGCGGACCTTCATCTCCAACATCGCCCGGGGTCCCATCATCAACACGGACGACCTgatcgccgccctcgacaagggcaccatccgcggcgccgccctcgacgtcaCGGACCCGGAGCCGCTGCCCGACGGCCACCCGCTGTGGAAGGCCAAGAACCTGCTCATCACGCCGCACATCAGCGGCCTGTCGACGAGCTACGCGGAGCGCGTCTTGGGGATCCTGGAGCTGAACCTGCAGAGGCTGAgcgagggcaagaagctcaccaacctcgtcaacaaGAAGGAGGGTTACTAG
- a CDS encoding Putative GNAT domain, acyl-CoA N-acyltransferase — MAPSGPTIRHARRQDIPIILSLIRELADYERELDSVQATEESLGNTIAFAPADQTTYTPGKPQTEPTAPGRPARCLLLFNEAGEGVGMALYFYNYSTWRAKPGVYLEDLYVRQSERNKGYGKRLLVELAKEVVAMDGGRLEWVVLKWNEPSIKFYESIGAKAMDDWVGMRVDGDALPRLAGLLG, encoded by the exons ATGGCGCCCTCAGGCCCGACCATCCGGCACGCGCGTCGTCAAG ACATACCCATCATCCTGAGCCTCATCAGGGAGCTCGCAGACTACGAGCGCGAGCTTGACAGCGTTCAGGCGACCGAGGAGTCTCTCGGAAACACAATCGCCTTCGCCCCCGCGGACCAGACGACCTACACACCGGGCAAGCCGCAAACGGAGCCCACGGCGCCGGGCAGGCCGGCGCGGTGCCTGCTGCTCTtcaacgaggccggcgagggcgtcggcatGGCTCTGTATTTTTACAACTACAGCACCTGGCGCGCCAAGCCGGGCGTTTACCTTGAGGACCTCTACGTGCGGCAGTCGGAGCGGAACAAGGGCTACGGCAAGCGGCTgctcgtcgagctggccaaggaggtcgTCGCCATGGACGGCGGCCGGCTGGAGTGGGTCGTCTTGAAGTGGAACGAGCCGAGCATCAAGTTCTACGAGTCCATCGGCGCAAAGGCCATGGACGACTGGGTGGGCAtgcgcgtcgacggcgacgcgctGCCGAGGCTGGCGGGCTTGCTCGGGTGA
- a CDS encoding Putative LYR motif-containing protein Cup1, protein MPQSRIPLPHPVQPLHVYRHLLRAATYYPATIRPFLFETIQTRFREERQRAAERESQILRSPNPEQARKDEEYRRKKHLLDGKQRIPFLQAAANGDQKRLRKVMWHTFGRLGKRRRELVSLLVAKEPEPPLGPEQLQRRMEQAEKDRKKKEKLLKTHPWKRNWDREDPTPWVYQHLSPIEDNWDIPKLRAYIKAQQSHQRDATGSAFPRSPFRNLDPMKKVPREDIWGRPTAPRRVTKAVRKWWKWTADKIMPPVAEDAWDFLKLLASGDAPKELYRFPPQRRIAVSIGTKPGETPSWDWTIHTRLPARDVERFRGRQLSRLTGQFDEGPYSKTAKWLPSVKRRSKTGAKIPTSRKQPFRTREVRREYERMWQATSYMEPAPEKAGFKPSFARPVWGVKKAKVPVATAAHHRLFEDVDAKGKRPKSATPYARMPKGPAGGDETAKAKGPKMDGQTLKG, encoded by the coding sequence ATGCCACAATCTCGAATCCCCCTTCCGCATCCCGTGCAGCCGCTGCATGTCTATCGCCATCTCCTTCGAGCGGCAACCTACTACCCAGCCACCATACGTCCCTTTCTTTTCGAAACCATACAAACTCGCTTTCGAGAGGAGCGGCAAAGAGCCGCCGAACGTGAATCGCAAATTCTCAGATCCCCCAATCCCGAACAAGCCCGCAAAGACGAAGAGTACCGCCGGAAAAAGCACCTCCTAGATGGAAAGCAACGGATACCCTTTctgcaggccgccgccaacggtGACCAAAAACGCTTGCGCAAGGTCATGTGGCACACTTTTGGCCGCCTGGGCAAACGCCGTCGCGAGCTCGTGTCCTTGTTGGTCGCAAAAGAACCAGAACCGCCCCTTGGCCCCGAACAGCTCCAGCGACGCATGGAGCAAGCGGAAAAGgacagaaagaagaaagagaaacTCCTCAAGACGCATCCCTGGAAACGAAACTGGGACAGAGAAGACCCCACCCCCTGGGTGTACCAGCACCTCAGCCCCATCGAGGACAACTGGGACATCCCCAAGCTGCGCGCCTACATCAAGGCCCAACAATCCCATCAGCGCGATGCCACGGGCTCCGCCTTCCCGAGAAGTCCCTTCAGAAACCTCGATCCGATGAAGAAGGTGCCTAGGGAGGACATCTGGGGCCGCCCAACCGCCCCGAGAAGGGTGACCAAGGCTGTGCGAAAGTGGTGGAAGTGGACCGCGGACAAGATCATGCctcccgtcgccgaggacgcaTGGGATTTCCTCAAGCTGCTCGCGTCCGGGGATGCGCCCAAGGAGTTGTATAGGTTCCCGCCGCAAAGGCGCATTGCCGTGTCCATCGGCACGAAGCCTGGCGAGACGCCATCATGGGACTGGACAATACACACTCGCTTGCCCGCACGCGATGTCGAGCGCTTTCGGGGCAGACAGCTCTCTCGCTTGACCGGGCAGTTTGACGAAGGGCCTTACTCCAAGACTGCCAAGTGGTTGCCCTCCGTGAAGCGCCGGTCCAAAACGGGCGCCAAGATCCCAACGTCTCGAAAGCAGCCCTTCCGTACGCGAGAGGTCCGACGCGAGTATGAAAGGATGTGGCAAGCGACTTCTTACATGGAGCCCGCGCCCGAGAAGGCAGGCTTTAAGCCGTCGTTCGCAAGACCTGTTTGGGGCGTCAAGAAGGCAAAGGTCCCCGTGGCCACGGCAGCGCACCACCGTCTcttcgaggacgtcgacgcgAAAGGGAAGAGACCAAAATCGGCTACTCCTTACGCTCGGATGCCTAAGGGACccgctggcggcgacgagacaGCGAAGGCCAAGGGCCCTAAAATGGACGGCCAAACGCTAAAGGGATAG
- a CDS encoding Putative transcription regulator HTH, APSES-type DNA-binding domain-containing protein — protein MSSIALTTSQPSRSLHSRRKSSLSAARLNDTFRNVDPVAMMPSASQSQPSSQQSFTMSQQSQAGYRNYGADSRLANEAPQIYSAVYSGVDVYEMEVNGIAVMRRRQDSWLNATQILKVAGVDKGKRTKILEKEIQTGEHEKVQGGYGKYQGTWIKFDRGVEVCRQYGVEEVLRPLLTYDMGQDGGVAGRGDFNTPTKEQAMAAQRKRLYNAGNEARTNGMAGLNGTFFKNISATASHAVAAISKARFDSPGPRSRNGPTKTPSFSRQSSMQNGDDFPGNSQQSFASDFGNNPNDSAYSTQQTSQQPFADGPEPPRKRQRVTMTPQESFGAYSNSMEMYQNNFPGSPTEPNESFIYSQVNPTTHDGHSPLSPLPFEMSPDAESKRSMLMSLFMDSATSDQSKHEMLRTLAPIELDMPIDQQSHTALHWAATLSRMSLLRALITAGASPFRVNASGETALVRACVVTNSMDLGQFPELLDVLGGTIEVRDSKGRTVLHHIAMTSAVKGRNAASRYYLESLLEWVVRQGSNPATNGKGDGAPASSQSQPQAQAQPKMGIARFMTEIVNAQDHAGDTALNIAARIGNRSIISQLLEVGADPNIANRAGLRPVDFGIGGDATEEGSNILKGAHGAGTNEINGETERDGIVSSERTKESSDDIISSITHLLNEASSTFQGEVKTKQAVIESLHSTLRTTSAQLGEARRNLEAMQATLRKQQLARQKVSNLSHAREEEQVRLTQEQNRAGRTDSLSSSWETELSAALETAGTNGEGGLLPSAAVLKARLAAVSARRDVTRKMAGALKGRSKDLEVKYRRVVAMCTGEPEDQVDAVVDGLLRAVESEKGELEVERVRRFLGGVEGVVH, from the exons ATGTCTTCGATCGCCCTCACGACCAGCCAACCCTCCCGCTCCCTTCATTCCCGCCGCAAATCTTCCTTGTCTGCAGCGCGACTCAACGACACCTTCAGAAACGTCGACCCCGTCGCCATGATGCCTTCCGCATCGCAATCGCAACCCTCTTCGCAACAGTCCTTCACAATGAGCCAGCAATCCCAGGCCGGCTACCGCAACTATGGAGCGGACTCTAGGCTCGCCAATGAGGCGCCACAAATCTACAGC GCGGTCTActccggcgtcgacgtctACGAAATGGAAGTGAACGGTATCGCCGTCATGCGCAGGCGGCAAGACAGCTGGCTCAATGCGACCCAGATCCTCAAGGTGGCCGGCGTCGATAAGGGAAAGCGCACAAAAATTCTTGAAAAGGAGATCCAGACCGGCGAGCACGAGAAGGTCCAGGGAGGCTACGGTAAATACCAGGGTACTTGGATCAAGTTCGACCGCGGCGTCGAAGTGTGCCGCCAgtacggcgtcgaggaggttcTGCGCCCCCTGTTAACCTACGACATGggccaggacggcggagtcgccggccgcggcgatTTCAACACGCCCACCAAGGAACaggccatggccgcccaGAGGAAACGCCTCTATAACGCTGGCAACGAGGCGAGGACGAACGGCATGGCCGGTCTCAACGGCACCTTTTTCAAAAACATCTCGGCCACCGCCTcgcacgccgtcgccgccatcagcAAGGCCCGCTTCGACTCCCCCGGCCCGAGGAGTCGCAACGGCCCGACCAAGACGCCCAGCTTCAGCCGCCAGAGCTCTATGCAAAACGGCGACGACTTCCCCGGCAACTCCCAGCAGAGCTTCGCTTCGGACTTCGGAAACAACCCCAACGATTCGGCCTACTCGACCCAGCAGACGAGCCAGCAGCCGTtcgccgacggccccgaGCCCCCTCGTAAGCGCCAGCGCGTGACAATGACCCCGCAAGAGAGCTTCGGGGCATACAGCAACTCCATGGAGATGTACCAAAACAACTTCCCCGGCTCGCCTACGGAACCCAACGAGTCCTTCATCTACTCCCAGGTGAACCCCACCACGCACGACGGCCACAGTCCCCTGAGCCCCCTGCCGTTCGAGATGTCCCCCGACGCCGAGTCGAAGCGGAGCATGCTGATGAGCCTTTTTATGGACTCGGCGACTTCAGACCAGTCCAAGCACGAGATGCTGCGGACTTTGGCTCCCATAGAGCTGGACATGCCCATCGACCAACAAAGCCACACCGCTCTCCACTGGGCCGCCACATTATCGCGCATGTCGCTGTTGCGCGCGCTAATCACGGCCGGCGCGAGCCCCTTTCGTGTCAACGCCTCGGGGGAGACTGCTCTTGTCAGGGCGTGTGTCGTGACAAATTCCATGGATCTGGGCCAGTTCCCCGAActtctcgacgtcctcggggGCACCATTGAGGTCCGCGACAGCAAGGGACGGACCGTGCTACATCACATTGCCATGACCAGCGCCGTCAAAGGTAGGAATGCGGCCAGCCGATACTATCTCGAGAGCCTCTTGGAATGGGTAGTGCGGCAAGGCAGCAACCCGGCAACCAACGGAAAGGGGGACGGCGCGCCGGCTAGCTCGCAGAGCCAGCCGCAAGCGCAAGCGCAGCCCAAGATGGGCATCGCGCGCTTCATGACGGAGATTGTCAACGCACAAGACCACGCTGGCGACACGGCGCTGAACATTGCTGCACGGATAGGAAACCGGAGCATTATTTCGCAGCTGCTGGAGGTTGGCGCCGATCCCAACATTGCCAACCGCGCCGGTCTCCGGCCCGTGGACTTTGGCATCGGGGGCGATGCTACCGAAGAGGGCTCAAATATACTCAAAGGGGCCCATGGCGCCGGCACCAACGAGATCAACGGAGAGACCGAGAGGGACGGGATTGTCAGCAGCGAGAGGACAAAGGAAAGCAGCGACGACATAATTTCAT CCATCACACACCTTCTCAACGAAGCTAGCTCAACGTTCCAAGGCGAAGTCAAGACAAAACAGGCCGTCATCGAGTCCCTCCACTCGACCCTCCGCACGACGTCGgcgcagctcggcgaggcccgGCGgaacctcgaggccatgcaGGCAACGTTGCggaagcagcagctcgcgcGGCAAAAGGTGTCGAACCTCAGCCACGCgcgcgaggaggagcaggtgcGCTTGACGCAAGAGCAGAACCGCGCGGGGCGGACCGActcgctctcgtcgtcgtgggaGACGGAGCTCAGCGCGGCGCTCGAGACGGCCGGCACcaacggcgagggcggtctgctaccgtcggcggcggttctCAAGGCGCGGCTGGCTGCCGTGTCGGCGCGGAGGGACGTGACACGCAAGATGGCGGGCGCGCTCAAGGGCCGGAGCAAGGACCTCGAGGTCAAGTACcggcgcgtcgtcgccatgtGCACGGGCGAGCCCGAGGACCAGGTCGATGCCGTTGTTGACGGCCTGCTGCGGGCCGTCGAGagcgagaagggcgagctGGAGGTGGAGCGCGTGAGGCggttcctcggcggcgttgagggtGTGGTGCATTGA
- a CDS encoding Putative FYVE zinc finger, Zinc finger, FYVE/PHD-type, Zinc finger, RING/FYVE/PHD-type — protein sequence MSGRKLGGGRILGSGKGLAPPTPPAVQGHRRTPSPFAPSESTLSLNSSSASPPVSSPLPDFAQDLTSNISVGGPSRTATAGSKLVCPICEEEMLTLLQLNRHIDDNHQELPEVEQDEVRTWFDKQVLKAKRFQPLSIINQKLRGLDVFESNESMPVAPPAVAKLVEGPIDPDELITRSHWQRQTSNDRCTDPTCAKGLGAVNGSINCRNCGRLFCEEHTMYQMRLSRSAQHDPVRGYWVRVCETCYKSRDGYNDHNGVLVDHTSAFAEMRRKRVERQNLEAARLEKRLTKLTQLLANAPEDVTTNGGNLLSPVATLTGQKSQRKLLEQSVVTWEDDASVTQCPFCQQEFGSWTFRRHHCRICGRVVCADPLTGCSSEVGLSIASRESHASGSSRAPRLTAPATSPATEKPPTTAQPGQLSVDVRMCRGCNHTIFSKRDFAATLVHKPPDQRAYETLRQFERGIRQLMPIFQRTLLALQPEGEDGSDISKAPPTHAQIQEASKIRKRLTDAFTKYDMAARRLRDMKTTSKTQLRLQQAVYAAASSFLHTHMLTLKSVPQILRARSSQSSRLRALQSGSVNGSSSSLHLSPLRNQELAESETASQASETSTAVSALETEEKEARERLVVLEEQRFMVQQMVDAARDARRFEEVSALTRNVEELDREIERAKKMVGGVEERWEGLYASGLAR from the exons ATGTCCGGCCGCAAGCTGGGAGGCGGTCGCATCTTGGGCAGCGGCAAGGGCCTCGCCCCTCCTACGCCTCCCGCAGTCCAGGGCCATCGACGCACTCCGAGTCCCTTTGCTCCCTCCGAAAGCACCCTGTCTCTCAACTCGTCTTCCGCCTCGCCCCCAGTCTCGAGCCCCCTGCCCGACTTTGCCCAGGATCTCACATCAAATATCAGCGTTGGCGGGCCTTCGCGTActgccaccgccggctcGAAGCTGGTCTGCCCGATAtgcgaggaggagatg TTGACGCTGCTTCAACTAAACAG ACACATTGACGACAACCACCAAGAACTAcccgaggtcgagcaggATGAGGTCCGCACGTGGTTCGATAAGCAGGTCCTCAAGGCCAAGCGGTTCCAGCCGTTATCTATCATCAACCAGAAGCTCCGAGGCTTGGACGTGTTCGAATCCAACGAGTCCATGCCGGTTGCCCCGCCCGCCGTAGCGAAGCTCGTCGAAGGCCCCATCGACCCGGATGAGCTCATTACCAGGTCGCATTGGCAGCGCCAAACGAGCAACGACCGATGCACCGATCCGACATGCGCCAAGGGGCTCGGAGCCGTCAACGGGAGCATAAACTGCCGGAACTGCGGGAGGCTGTTCTGCGAGGAACACACCATGTATCAGATGCGGCTTTCGCGGTCTGCGCAGCACGATCCTGTGCGGGGATACTGGGTCAGAGTGTGCGAGACGTGTTACAAGTCGAGAGATGGCTACAACGACCACAACGGTGTCCTGGTGGACCACACATCGGCCTTTGCCGAAATGCGACGGAAGAGGGTGGAGAGGCAGAACCTCGAAGCGGCTAGGCTGGAAAAGCGCTTGACCAAGCTGACGCAGCTGCTTGCGAATGCGCCCGAAGACGTTACGACCAACGGCGGAAACCTGCTCTCGCCCGTGGCGACGTTGACGGGCCAAAAGAGCCAGAGGAAGCTGCTGGAGCAGTCGGTCGTGACCTGGGAAGATGACGCCTCCGTCACACAGTGTCCGTTCTGCCAGCAAGAGTTCGGGTCATGGACCTTTAGGAGACACCATTGCCGAATATGCGGTCGCGTGGTTTGCGCCGATCCACTTACAGGCTGCTCGAGTGAAGTGGGCTTGAGCATAGCCAGTCGTGAGTCTCATGCTTCGGGATCGTCACGAGCACCGCGTCTAACAGCCCCAGCAACGAGCCCGGCAACGGAAAAGCCTCCGACGACAGCGCAGCCTGGCCAGCTAAGCGTCGACGTCCGCATGTGCCGGGGCTGCAACCACACGATATTCTCGAAGCGCGACTTTGCGGCGACCCTCGTGCACAAACCGCCAGACCAACGCGCGTACGAGACGTTGCGCCAGTTCGAACGTGGTATCCGCCAGCTCATGCCCATTTTCCAGCGGACTTTGCTTGCACTGCAGCcagagggagaggacggaTCAGATATCTCCAAGGCGCCACCGACCCACGCCCAGATCCAAGAGGCGTCCAAGATTCGCAAACGTCTTACCGATGCATTCACAAAGTACGACATGGCCGCGCGCCGCCTGCGTGACATGAAAACAACATCCAAAACCCAGCTCCGTCTCCAGCAAGCCGTTTacgccgcggcctcgtcgtttCTACACACCCACATGCTGACATTAAAGTCGGTCCCGCAAATCCTTCGGGCTCGATCGTCTCAGTCATCACGCCTTCGCGCTCTCCAGTCGGGCAGCGTCAACgggtcgtcatcgtctcTCCACCTTTCGCCCCTCCGCAACCAGGAGCTGGCCGAGTCGGAAACGGCGAGCCAGGCCAGCGAGACCAGTACCGCTGTGTCGGCGCTCGAAacagaggagaaggaggcgcgCGAGCGTCTAGTGGTTCTTGAGGAGCAGCGTTTCATGGTACAGCAGATGGTGGACGCCGCGCGGGATGCCCGGCGGTTCGAGGAGGTCAGCGCTTTGACACGCAACGTAGAAGAGCTCGACCGGGAGATCGAAAGAGCTAAGAAGAtggttggcggcgtcgaggagcgGTGGGAAGGTCTGTACGCGTCCGGCCTGGCGCGGTGA